The Candidatus Aminicenantes bacterium genomic interval TGGTGAGCGGTGACCTGTGCCCTCTGGGTATTTGTGCCCGAAAGGGTACTCTCATGCAGCCTTATCATTTTTTCAAATATGCATAACCCCCAAACCCACACAAAATGGAAGAGAACCTAAAAATGCAACTCCAGACCGGCCATGATTGAGGTGGCGTATAGTTCACTGCCGTAGTCATCCACCCAGACATCCAGGTAGTGATTCCAGTAGCCGCCCCAGTAATCGATATCATCGTATCCAGTGGACACAGAGTAAAACCGCAGGGCGGCGCGGAACATGAGGCGCCGTACAACAGAGACCTTGATACCCAATTCGCCGGCAAAGGTGGCTTCCGTAACGGGATCAACCCGCAACCAGTCATCGTAGATTCCCGGGACCAGGGCCTTGTCCTTTTCAATCACACCCACCCCGATACCGACGTACACACTTACCGGGGAAACTTGCCCAAGACGGTATTCTCCCTGGATCATGAATGCCAGGGCCTTTATGTCCCGGCCGCGCGAGCCCCGATATCGGACCATGGAAGATGTGTAATCCGCTTCCAGGTTTAGAAAAAAGCGATTATGAACATTGATTAAACTGAACCCGATTCCCCCGGTTAAGGACAATCCGTCATCCGCCGCCGCCACTTCATGCCACAGTCCCGAACCGGCAGCCGTGAGGTGAAAGTTACCGCCCATGGAATACACGTACACCCGCGTACGCGCGTTGAAATTATGATCCTCCGCGTGCAAAGCAAACGCTGTTAATAAAACCAGCGCGACGATCCACATTGCCTTGGGTTGCATGACTCCTCCTGTGGCATGAAAGCAATCCTTATGCCATTCAATTTCCCGCAGACCTGTCCTGAGATGAAACACCCCGCATTTGCCTCGTGATCCGGCCATATCCGCTTCCCGACACCAAGCCGGCGGCGGCTGAGTGAAACGCGTTCCTCAATGCGGTTAGGGCCATAATCAACCAGGAAGTGTTCCACATCCATGGCCGCACAATTAACGGATTCACGCCTCATCTGTAATTCCCCAAAGCGCTTCAGATATGCACGGCCCGGCCACAGATTGCGGCCAGGGCCTCCCAGACATTTTCTCCCAGGGTGGGATGAACAAAGGTCAGGTTCAGCAGATCATCCGCTTTCATGCCTTTCTCTACCGCCAGGGTCAGGGGCGGAATCAGTTCCGCGGCTTCAGCGCCCACAATGTGTGCCCCCAGAACCGTATTGTCCGGTGCGGCCAGGACCTTGACCAGGCCGGCTTTCTCATCCACGGCATTGGCACGCGAACCGGCGGCATATGGAAAGCGGCCGACTTTCAACTCGTCTCCATACCGTTCCCGCGCCTCCTTTTCCGTCAAGCCGACAGAGGCCATCTCCGGATTCGTAAACACAGCGGCGGGTACGGCATGATGGTGTACGGGCCGGCCGTGCAGGATATGGTTGACGATGGCCATGGCCTGATGAGAGGCCTTATGCGCCAACAGGGGTTGGCCAATTACATCGCCGCAGGCGTATACACCTTCCAGGCCGGTCTTGAGATTCTCATCTACCTGGATAAAACCCTGTTTGTCCAGTTGAATGGGCAGGGCGGGATCAAAAACATCCATGGTCACGGGGCGTCGTCCCACGGCCAGCAGCACCTTGTCGAACTCCCCGTCCCACTGTTTGTCTGCACTTTCAAATTCCGCCTTGACCACTTTATTCTCTACACGCACCGAGCCGGTGCGCGTGGCCGTATGGATACGGATCTTCTGCTTTTTCATCTCGGCGGCTAAAATGGCGGCCACCTCCATGTCACTGCCGGGAACAATCTGATCCATGAGTTCCACCACGGTGACTTCAGAACCCAGCCAACGATAGATAAAGGCATTCTCTATGCCGATGGCGCCGGCACCGATCACCAGGAGGCGCCCGGGCAGCGGGGAAACATTCAGGGCTTGGCGCGAGCCGATGATACGCTCTTCGTCAATCTTTATGTGGGGCAGCTCCGCCATGCGTGAACCGGTCGCGATAACGATGTGCCGGGCCTTGATCTCACGTCCGTCCTGCATGCGGATGGTGTCGCCCGCAACAACCCGACCGCTGCCGTTCTCCCATTCCACTGCGTTTTCTTTTAACAGGAACTCGATTCCACGGGTCAATTTGGATACCACTCGATCTTTCTGCTTGTCCAACGCTTCGGGGTCAAGCGATACACCCTCTCCGCCCTGCAGGCCATAGCGACGCCCGCCGGCGGCCATTTGAAGCATGCGGGCGGCGTGTATCAGGGTCTTGGTGGGGATGCATCCCCACTGCAAACAAGTGCCCCCCAACTTGTGCTTTTCAACCACCAGGGCCTTCAAACCCTGGCGCGCTGCCGTTATGGCCCCTTCATATCCGGCGGGCCCGCCGCCCAGAAAAGCGATATCAACCATGGTTCTCTCCTGTTTTTCCCTTGATTCTCAAGCTCCGGCGCATCCGGAGGTAATTGTGAGAAAGCGCTCAGTGCTTGCGACTGATCAGCAGCTTCATGCGTTTGATCGACTCGCCCAATCCCATGAATACTGAATTGGCGATCAGCGAATGTCCCATACTGAGGCCGTCAATCTCACCAACTGAAACAACGGCTGAAACGTTCTGAAAATCCAGTCCGCGTCCCGCCTGGATGCGCATGTTGAGTTTCTTGGCATAAGCCGCGGCTTTGCGCAATTTTTCCAATTCAATCACCGCATAACTGTTGTTCCAGTTCTCGGCATAGGGTTTGGTGTTGATTTGAACCTCGCGGATTCCCAGGCGGTGAACCGCCTTGACCTGTTCCATATCCGCATCCACCAACACCGAAACAGCTATCCCGGCCGCTTTGAGGTTTCCCGCAACCTCTTCGATCTTTTCGGAAAACATCTGCACGTCCAGTCCACCCCGGCTGGTGACCTCTTCCGCGCTTTCAGGTACCAGCACACATGTATCCGGTTTGGTGCGCAGGGCGATCTTGGCCATGTCCATGGTCGGCACCATTTCCATGATCAGGCTGGTTTTGACAATGGTGCGCAACAATTTCAAGTCCCGTTCCTGAATGTGACGACGATCCTGGCGCAGGTGCACCACGATGGCATCGGCGCCGGATAACTCCGCCAGCACGGCGGCGTATACGGGATCCGGCTCCCTGGCTTCCCTGGCTTGGCGAAGAGTGGCCACTTGATCGATCTTAACCGCCAGTTTCATCCTTTGCTCTCCTTGCAGGAGTACAACTGCATAGTGTACCCCGTCTCAATCATGTGTTCAAGCCGGACGACACAACAACCAACTTCATGCATCCCGGTTGTGGTCATTGCCCACCAACGCTTCCAATTCATCCAGTATGGAGCGCACCAGATCCTCTGTCTCCGCTTCCGCCATCAGGCGCAGCTTGGGCTCGGTGCCGGAGTATCGGGTGAGCAGGCGCACACGGTCACCATAACGATTAAGGGTTTGAACCTTGAATTGCTTTAATTCAGGCCAGGTATCCAGGTCACGTTTCTTTTCTACGTGAATGGAACGGGTCTCCTGGGCAAACCATGTCATTTCGCGGCACAGGCGGGTGGCCGCTGCCGCGGGCTCATTTCCCAACTCACCCAGAAACAGCAGTGTTGTCAGCAAACCATCGCCGGTGGGTTGCAGGGGCGAATAGATGGTGTGTCCGGATGGCTCACCGCCCAGGATGAATCCCGCTTCGCGCATGACCCGTGCCACGTGGCGGTCGCCTACCGGCGCGCGCAGGAATGCAATTTTGCGGCGGGTCAACTCCAGCTCCAGGCCCAGGTTGGACATTACCGTACCCACCACACCCTCAAGACAGCGGGAGCGGTCTTTTCGCATGCCACCGGCCAGGGCGAAAAGGACATGGTCCCCGGTGATCAACCCTCCTCTGCAATCCACGAACAAGACGCGGTCGCCGTCACCATCCAGGGTGACGCCCAGGTCCGCGCCGGTTTCCCGCACCGCAGATTGGATTGTTTCAACGTGGGTGGCGCCGCAATTTTCGTTGATGTTGCGCCCATCCGGATTCGCGCCGCGCATGTCCACGAGATATCCCAGGTCTGAAAACAACGAAGGCGCGATTTTTGCCGCGGCGCCATTGGCTGCATCCACAACCAGGGAAATGCCGTTCCCGTTCAGATCCGCACCCCACTTGCGCAGTTCAGTGGCGTACTCATGCGCAACCTGACACCGATACTGCCGGGCGCCGCTGCCGGCTTTAGGCTCAGCCCGTCGGAATGCGGCCGTAACCAGCTCTTGCGTGCGGTCGTCCGCTTTGGTGCCGTCCCCGGCAAAGAGCTTGATGCCGTTGTCCATCCAGGGATTGTGCGAAGCGGTAATCATAATCCCCCAGTCCCACTCTCCGGTTCGCAACCCCCAAGACAAACCGGGAGTAGGAATCACGCCGCAAGTTGCCACTTGCTGACGTGGGCTCATACCCCGCAGCAAGTGATCGCGGATTCGCGATGACGACTCCCGCGGATCTTCACCCACCAACAAGCGACAGGGGCCCATCACCATGTCCAAGGCGGAACCCAGGCATTCTATGGAAGCAGCATCAAGGGGGGCGACTCCCCAGCGACCGCGGATCCCGTCCGTGCCAAAAAGAGAGTCATTGGGAACCGGCATTGCGGTTCTCCACCTCGATGGTCACTTCCACGGTATCGGTATCTTCAAATCGCAGGATATCCTCGGTTTTCTGCAGGGGAATGCGCAACGTCTGGGTGCGCTCAATGGTGTCCAACTGGACATCCTTTTCCGCATTCACCATGGTAACGTCCTGGATCTGGGTACGATACCCGAACACGGTCACTTTTTCTGGATTCAGCGTGCGGCTCAGCAAAACCACCCCGGGACGCATGCGACCCCGGTAGCGCACCCGCACCGGGACTTCCTTGCGCATGAACTCCTCTACCTCGACTTCGAACATCTTGGGGTGGATCGAGATAATTTCAAGTTCTGGAGGGAATTTCAAAAAATCCTCGGTAAACAGGTTCATGCGCTTGCTGTGCTTGACCCCGGCCAGGTCCACTCGCAGGCGAAAGTCGTCCGCAGATACCATGCGGATCTCCTTGGTGGTCCCCCTGACCTTGATCCGTACCTGGTCCGGCCGCACGGTACGCACATCGATGTTTCTGGATACGTTAAAGTATTCCACCGCGACTTCAAACGCTTTTTCTTCGTATGTGCGCTGTTTGCCGGTGATCAGTATCCAGACCACGACCGCAATGGCCAGAGCGGCCATCCTGAGTCCGAAATTTTTAAAGAGAATGCGACGTATATTCATTGGATCACAAAGTGTGATGATGCAGGCGTTTTTTCAAACCTTCCCGGTCCAGGCCGCGGATCAATTCACCGTCTACGGCCAGTGAAATCTTGCCCGTTTCTTCTGATACCACCACGGCCAGACAGTCCGTTTGTTGGGTAATGCCGATGGCGGCCAGGTGCCGGGTGCCCGAGGGACTCAGCTCCAACAGCGGCGGCAAGGGGAAAAAACATCGCGCCAGTTCAATCCGCCCCTTGCTGATAATCACGGCGCCGTCATGCAAAGGAGAATTGGGGGTAAAGATTGTCAACAACAAGTCCTTGCTCACCAGGGCGTCGATCTTTACGGGCTTGTTCACGTACGTTTTGACGTTGATTTCCCGCTCAAGGGCCATGATGGCTCCGACTTTGGAAAGCGATAGGGCGGCGGCGGCGTTCACAATCTCATCCACCATTTCGGCACGGTCGGCTTTATCATACTGGGTGCGAAGTTTGCTGCCGATTTCCGTCAGGATCTTGCGCAACTCATCCTGAAACAATACGATTATGGCAAAAATCAGGTAGGTCAGGAAGTTGTTTAGAATAGATGAAAAAGCCGTCAGTTTCAGCAGCCCGGCAATTACGGAAATCAAACCAATCAGAACCAGCCCTACAGCCATCTGGTAGGACTTGGTGCCTTTGATCAAGAGCAAGAGGTAGTAGAACAAGAGGAAAAGAAAAAAGATGTCCAGTATATCCGCAAATGAGAAGCGGGAAAAAGCGTTGATGATGAATTCAGCGATCATGTGCGCCTGGTTTTGGCTGTACTGGTTTTGGCGGCGGTCTTTTTACTGCCGGTTGTGCCTTTCACCTCATCCGCTTTTCCCGCAAGAACCAATTGGATCTCCGCGGAGGAAAGTGATTCTTTTTCCAACAGCAAACCGGCGATGGTTTCCAGTTCCCGGCGGTGCTTTTCCATGATCGAACGGGCATTGCCATAAGCCTCATCGATGATCTTCTTGATCTCCCGATCGATCTGGCGGGCCGTCTCCTCTGAGTATTCGTTGTGCACCATCATGTCGCGACCGAGAAACACCATTTCGTCTTTCTGGCCGAAAGCCAGGGGACCCATGGGAGACATGCCCCACTCGCATACCATCTTGCGCGCAATGGAGGTGGCCCGCTCAAAGTCGTTTCCCGCTCCGGTGGTGATCTGGTTCAGAAATATCTCTTCTGAGACGCGCCCGGCCAGCAAAACGGACAATTGTGCCTGTAGATACTCCTTTGAATAGGTGTACTTGTCGTTGAGGGGAAGCTGCTGGGTCACCCCCAGTGCCATGCCGCGGGGGATAATGGAGACCTTGTGCAGGGGGTCGGCCTCTTTCTCCAGGGCGGCGATCAGGGCATGGCCGGCCTCATGGTAGGCGGTGATGCGCTTTTCTTTGTCCGAGATGATCATGCTCTTGCGCTCGGAGCCCATGAGCACCTTGTCCTTGGCGTATTCAAAGTCTTTCATCTCGACTTTTTTCTTGTCCAGGCGGCTGGCCCGCAGCGCCGCCTCGTTGACCAGGTTGGCGATATCGGCGCCGGTAAATCCCGGGGTGGACCGCGCCAGCACTTTCAAACTGACGTTGCGCGCCAGGGGAATGTTGCGCACATGGACCTTGAGGATGGCTTCCCGTCCGCCCACATCGGGAGTGGACACCACCACGCGGCGATCGAAGCGCCCGGGGCGCAACAGTGCGGAATCAAGGATATCCGGACGGTTGGTGGCGGCGATAATGATGACTCCCTCATTGGCGTCAAAGCCGTCCATTTCCACCAGCAACTGGTTAAGGGTCTGTTCCCGCTCATCGTGTCCACCGCCCAGTCCCGCGCCCCGTTGGCGCCCGACCGCATCGATTTCATCGATAAAGATCAGGCAGGGAGCGTGCTTCTTGCCCTCCTCGAAGAGGTCGCGCACCCGTGATGCGCCCACACCCACGAATAGCTCCACGAAATCGGACCCGGAGATTGAAAAGAACGGCACATTGGCTTCACCGGCAATGGCCCGGGCAAGCAGGGTTTTGCCGGTTCCCGGCGGACCGATGAGCAAAACGCCCTTGGGAATTTTTCCGCCCAGGCGCTGGAAACGCTTGGGTTCGCGCAGGAATTCAATGATCTCCTGGAGCTCATCCTTGGCTTCCTCGACTCCGGCCACGTCTTTGAACGTAACCTTGTTTTTTTCTCCGGAGAACAGGCGCGCCTTGCTCTTGCCGAAAGTAAACGCTTTGCCGCCGCTCTGCTGGCGCATCAGGGCCACCCAGAAAAAGATCAAAATCAACAGCGGAGCGGAAGACAACAGGATGGAAAGCCACTCGTTCTTGTTCAGTTCCTCGATTTCAATATTGACGCCATGCTTGCGCAGACTGTCAATGAGGTCGGGATAGTTTACGGGAACCGCGGCCTCGTAACGCAGCACATTGCCGGTTCCCGCGGCGTCTGCAAGCTTGCCTGAAACGGTATTTCCCGAAATGTATGCGTTAATGACTTCGCCATTTTCCACTTTGGCCATAAACTGGGAGAAACTCAACTTTTCCACGCCGCCGGATGAGACATCCGAGAGCAGGTTCCACAACAGGATGATCATGATAAAAGCAGCCACCCAGAAGAGAAATCCACGTGGTCCTTTCTGATTGATATTGCGATTGATATTTCTGAAATTGGTCATGGTAAACAGCCTCTGTTCCCGTCGGACGGATTATATCACACTCCCGGGGCTCATTCAAAAGCGATTGTGTCTCGTCCCGCTTATCTTTCGGCGCTCATGCAGACGGTTTCAAGCGGGCATCCCCGGCAGAGTGGCCGGCTGCGGCAATGTGTTTTGGCCAGGTGGACCAGCAGCGCGTGGAACTCATTGAATACCTGCACACGCCGGGCGGTTTCCAGGCGCAAAAACGGTGCTGTTATTTTTTTCCGCAATCCGGCGTAGCCGGGAGCCGCCTCCCCGGTCAAGCGCGCCATCAGACGCCGGGTATAGGCATCCACTACGAAAAACGGTCGCCCATATGCATAAAGCAGTATGGAATCAGCGGTCTCTTCACCAATCCCCCAGACGGAAAGGAGTTGCGGTCGCGGTGGCGGCTCCGGATCCCATTGCTGGAAAAAGCGGCTGAACCCGCAGAGCTTACGCGCCTTCACGCGGAAATAACCGCTGGGACGGATCGCAGATTCGATGACCTCCACGGGCGCCTGCAACAGTGCATCAGATACCAGCAGGCCGGCGCTTTCAAGCACATCCAGGCAACCTTCCACCTGTTTCCAGGTGGTGTTCTGGGTCAGGATGGCGCCGACACCGATTTCAAAGCGCTGCTTCGCCGAAGCGGGCAGGCGGAAATCACCGGGATGATAACCGCCGCTGCGCGGATCAAGACGACGCAACCCGCTTAAGGGCCACCAGCCCCGGGGACCATAGGCATCCAACAGGCGGGAAAAAATGTCACCGATTGGCGGCGTCAATGAACTTGAACTTCAATACGGTGCGCCACAGGATTTCCAGGTCCAGGCGGAAAGTGTAATTCTGAATGTAGTAGATATCGAACTCAATCCGTTGGTCCAGGGGAGTGTTTCCCCGCAGGCCATGAACCTGCGCCCACCCCGTCATACCGGTCCGCACCCGGTGGCGCAGCATGTAGCGGGGAATATTGTCGCGGAATTCCATGACGAACTCGGGACGCTCGGGACGAGGCCCGACCAGGCTCATGTCCCCCTTGAGCACGTTGAGGAGTTGGGGCCATTCATCCAGAGAATAACGGCGCATGACCCGCCCCGCCCGTGTAATGCGATCATCGTCCGGTGGCGACCAGACGGCACCGGTGGATTTTTCCGCGTCCTGAACCATGGTGCGGAATTTGAACATGCGGAAATTACGGCCGTCCAGACCCACCCGGGTCTGGGCGTAAAACACCGGCCCA includes:
- the lpdA gene encoding dihydrolipoyl dehydrogenase, translating into MVDIAFLGGGPAGYEGAITAARQGLKALVVEKHKLGGTCLQWGCIPTKTLIHAARMLQMAAGGRRYGLQGGEGVSLDPEALDKQKDRVVSKLTRGIEFLLKENAVEWENGSGRVVAGDTIRMQDGREIKARHIVIATGSRMAELPHIKIDEERIIGSRQALNVSPLPGRLLVIGAGAIGIENAFIYRWLGSEVTVVELMDQIVPGSDMEVAAILAAEMKKQKIRIHTATRTGSVRVENKVVKAEFESADKQWDGEFDKVLLAVGRRPVTMDVFDPALPIQLDKQGFIQVDENLKTGLEGVYACGDVIGQPLLAHKASHQAMAIVNHILHGRPVHHHAVPAAVFTNPEMASVGLTEKEARERYGDELKVGRFPYAAGSRANAVDEKAGLVKVLAAPDNTVLGAHIVGAEAAELIPPLTLAVEKGMKADDLLNLTFVHPTLGENVWEALAAICGRAVHI
- a CDS encoding pyridoxine 5'-phosphate synthase; its protein translation is MKLAVKIDQVATLRQAREAREPDPVYAAVLAELSGADAIVVHLRQDRRHIQERDLKLLRTIVKTSLIMEMVPTMDMAKIALRTKPDTCVLVPESAEEVTSRGGLDVQMFSEKIEEVAGNLKAAGIAVSVLVDADMEQVKAVHRLGIREVQINTKPYAENWNNSYAVIELEKLRKAAAYAKKLNMRIQAGRGLDFQNVSAVVSVGEIDGLSMGHSLIANSVFMGLGESIKRMKLLISRKH
- the glmM gene encoding phosphoglucosamine mutase (catalyzes the conversion of glucosamine-6-phosphate to glucosamine-1-phosphate); protein product: MPVPNDSLFGTDGIRGRWGVAPLDAASIECLGSALDMVMGPCRLLVGEDPRESSSRIRDHLLRGMSPRQQVATCGVIPTPGLSWGLRTGEWDWGIMITASHNPWMDNGIKLFAGDGTKADDRTQELVTAAFRRAEPKAGSGARQYRCQVAHEYATELRKWGADLNGNGISLVVDAANGAAAKIAPSLFSDLGYLVDMRGANPDGRNINENCGATHVETIQSAVRETGADLGVTLDGDGDRVLFVDCRGGLITGDHVLFALAGGMRKDRSRCLEGVVGTVMSNLGLELELTRRKIAFLRAPVGDRHVARVMREAGFILGGEPSGHTIYSPLQPTGDGLLTTLLFLGELGNEPAAAATRLCREMTWFAQETRSIHVEKKRDLDTWPELKQFKVQTLNRYGDRVRLLTRYSGTEPKLRLMAEAETEDLVRSILDELEALVGNDHNRDA
- a CDS encoding TIGR00159 family protein — protein: MIAEFIINAFSRFSFADILDIFFLFLLFYYLLLLIKGTKSYQMAVGLVLIGLISVIAGLLKLTAFSSILNNFLTYLIFAIIVLFQDELRKILTEIGSKLRTQYDKADRAEMVDEIVNAAAALSLSKVGAIMALEREINVKTYVNKPVKIDALVSKDLLLTIFTPNSPLHDGAVIISKGRIELARCFFPLPPLLELSPSGTRHLAAIGITQQTDCLAVVVSEETGKISLAVDGELIRGLDREGLKKRLHHHTL
- a CDS encoding ATP-dependent metallopeptidase FtsH/Yme1/Tma family protein, coding for MTNFRNINRNINQKGPRGFLFWVAAFIMIILLWNLLSDVSSGGVEKLSFSQFMAKVENGEVINAYISGNTVSGKLADAAGTGNVLRYEAAVPVNYPDLIDSLRKHGVNIEIEELNKNEWLSILLSSAPLLILIFFWVALMRQQSGGKAFTFGKSKARLFSGEKNKVTFKDVAGVEEAKDELQEIIEFLREPKRFQRLGGKIPKGVLLIGPPGTGKTLLARAIAGEANVPFFSISGSDFVELFVGVGASRVRDLFEEGKKHAPCLIFIDEIDAVGRQRGAGLGGGHDEREQTLNQLLVEMDGFDANEGVIIIAATNRPDILDSALLRPGRFDRRVVVSTPDVGGREAILKVHVRNIPLARNVSLKVLARSTPGFTGADIANLVNEAALRASRLDKKKVEMKDFEYAKDKVLMGSERKSMIISDKEKRITAYHEAGHALIAALEKEADPLHKVSIIPRGMALGVTQQLPLNDKYTYSKEYLQAQLSVLLAGRVSEEIFLNQITTGAGNDFERATSIARKMVCEWGMSPMGPLAFGQKDEMVFLGRDMMVHNEYSEETARQIDREIKKIIDEAYGNARSIMEKHRRELETIAGLLLEKESLSSAEIQLVLAGKADEVKGTTGSKKTAAKTSTAKTRRT